The stretch of DNA ACGGTATCCGCCGTATAAACGGACACGAATTTTCTACTTAAAAAACCTAAAGTAGTTACCTTAAATCTTAATTCCAGAATCTGTTATCTCATATTCAAAGATTCCCTTGTCGTGGTCTAGGCTTCTTGTTTTAAGGACAGATATTGTCTTTTTCATTTTATCCTCCTCTTTTTTATAATCTAAAATAAAGATGTTATCAATAACAACAGAAAGCCTTGATGCTGTAATTGAGGAATCCTCTTTTTCTATCTCAGAGGTGAATAGACAGGTTATCCCCTGGCGGCCTAAATGGGTTATCATAGAGAATAGGTAATTCTTAAGATGGGTTGGGTCAGCTATTGTAATGGATATATCAGAAATTGAATCAATAACAATTATCTCTGGCTCCTCTTTCTCAACAAGGGAAAGGAGCTCCTTGTGGAATGCATCAATAGAAAGCTCAATGGGCGAGTAATATAAAATAGACATCTTTTTTTCTGAAATTAGCTTCTCAAGGTCTATGCCAGAGGATTTTGCTGTTCTAACAAGCTTTTGGGGAACCTCCTCAAATGAAATGAATAAACCCTTCTTTCCCTTTTTTGCTCCCTCATTGAGGAAGTGTAAAGAAAGGATTGTCTTTCCAACACCAGATGGACCAACAATCAAACTTGATGAGCCTTCATAAACTCCACCCCCTGTCATTTTATCAAGGCCTTGTGTGCCTGTGCTTATTCTATTCACAGAAAGGGGAAATATATCGCTAATTGACACAGGTTCTGGTTTAAGCCTTGGATACACTGTTATTCCAGAGCTATCTATTGTTAATCTATGCTTTCCAGCAAAGTATTCTACGCCCCTCATTTTTAAAACCTCAATATAATGCCTCCTTAAATAGCCTTTTACATCTGTTGAGATTAAAATAATACTATCTGCAATAGCAAAAACAGATTCCTTTGTTATTTCATCGGGGCTATACTCTCCAACAAAAAATGAAGTGCATTGGGAGAGGATAAGCTCTGACGAAAGGTCGTAGATAAACCTCCTTTCATAAGAGGGATTAGAAAATAATCCCGAAATTGCCTTGAATGAATCAATAACAACAATACCTGCCTCAAATTCCTCTATTTTCTGCATAATAAACTTTATAATCCAATCAGGGTCGTCCTTGTGAAGAACCTTACTCATATCTACTATCTTGATAGAAGAATTAAATTTTTTACTTTCAAAGAATGTAAATTGTTGAAGATACCTTAATAGCTTTATGGGTGGCTCAGAGACGGTTGAAAAAAGGATGCCTTTATTATCTTCATTGCAATTGGTAAAAAGAATTTGGGAGCTTGTAATTGTCTTTCCTCCACCTGGTTGACCTGCTATTAGATTCAATGAATATCTCGGTATCCCTCCCTTTAAAATAACATCATCAAACCCTGCAATTCCTGTTTTTATAAGTTTTAAATCAACGCTGTTCTTCATTTAAAACCTCCTTTATCAAATCATCCATCTCATTTGTAACAATGTTTCCTGTCATCTCCTCTAAAAATTTATAAAAATCAATGACAATTAAGTTCATTCCCTCTTTTATATTATCTCCATCTAAAGATAAAATGTCAAAGCCATTTTCTGAAAGGCTAATCTTTGAAAGATAGGGGTATTGAACCTCTCTTTTTTTTATAATCCTTCTAAAGATTCCTTCCATTGTTATTGCTCCAAGAAATGGCAATGTCTTTTTCCATATATTTCTTAAAAGCTCATTGTATTTCTCTTTATCCATTTGCAATAACAACCCTATCCTTATGCTTAAATGCAGATGCCAAAGCAGAATTCGC from bacterium encodes:
- a CDS encoding ATPase domain-containing protein; translated protein: MKNSVDLKLIKTGIAGFDDVILKGGIPRYSLNLIAGQPGGGKTITSSQILFTNCNEDNKGILFSTVSEPPIKLLRYLQQFTFFESKKFNSSIKIVDMSKVLHKDDPDWIIKFIMQKIEEFEAGIVVIDSFKAISGLFSNPSYERRFIYDLSSELILSQCTSFFVGEYSPDEITKESVFAIADSIILISTDVKGYLRRHYIEVLKMRGVEYFAGKHRLTIDSSGITVYPRLKPEPVSISDIFPLSVNRISTGTQGLDKMTGGGVYEGSSSLIVGPSGVGKTILSLHFLNEGAKKGKKGLFISFEEVPQKLVRTAKSSGIDLEKLISEKKMSILYYSPIELSIDAFHKELLSLVEKEEPEIIVIDSISDISITIADPTHLKNYLFSMITHLGRQGITCLFTSEIEKEDSSITASRLSVVIDNIFILDYKKEEDKMKKTISVLKTRSLDHDKGIFEYEITDSGIKI